TCGACCGCCTCCGGGCCGAGCTCGACGAGGCCCGGGAGCGCGACCCCGAAGCCGAGACGTTCGACGACATGTGCGCCCGGCGGGTCTTCGCGGTGGCCGGCGACGTCGGCACCGACGGGCTCGGCCTCGACGACGACGGAATGGCCCTTCTCTCCACCTGTGATCTCGCGATCCACTCGGCCGCCACCGTCAGCTTCGACTCCGCGCTCGACGACGCGGTCGAGGTCAACCTGATGGGCCCCAGCCGCGTCGCTCGGGCGCTCCAGGCCGCCGCCGCAATCCGCACCGAGCCGACGCGCACCGGCCGCCCGCCCGGCGAACCCGCCCACCTCGTGGCCGTGTCGACCTGCTACGTCGCCGGCAGCCGTCGCGGCAAGGCACCCGAGGAACTGGTCGACGAGTCGCCGTTCTTCGTCGACGTCGACTGGCAGGCCGAGGTCGACAACGCCCGCCGCGCCCGCATCGAGAGCGAACGGGCCAGCCGCACCCCTGCCCGCCTGGCCGAGCTCGCCAAGGACGCCCGCCGCCAGCTGGGCGCGGCCGGCACACCCGCGCTCTCCGAGAAGGTCGAGCAGCTCCGCCAGCGTTGGGTCGGCCAGCAGATGACCGACGCGGGCCGAGCCCGGGCCAGCTCACTCGGGTTCCCCGACGCCTACGCCTTCACCAAGGCGCTCGGCGAGCGGGCGCTCGGCGAGACCCGCGGCGACGTGCCGGTGAGCATCGTCCGGCCCTCGATCATCGAGTCGGCGCTGGCCGAGCCGGAGCCCGGATGGATCCGCGGCTTTCGCATGGCCGAACCCGTGATCGCGGCCTACGCCCGTGGCCTGCTCGTCGAGTTCCCCGGCGTTCCCGAGGGAACGGTCGACGTCATCCCCGTCGACCTCGTGGTCGCCACGATCCTCGCCGTCGCGGCGCGGGGACCCGAGTTCGATGACAAGGGTCGACACACCCCCGACGTCGTCCAGATCGCCTCGGGTGGCGCCAACCCGCTCAAGTACGGCCAGCTCGTCGACCTCGTGCAGGCCTGGTTCACCGAACGCCCGGTCTACGACGAGTACAACCAGCCGATCTCGATCCCCGACTGGCGATTCCCCGGCCGCGGTCGGGTGTCGAAGCAGCTCAAGCGAGCCCGCCGCGCCCTCGATGCCGGCGAGCGGGTCCTCGAGGTGTTGCCGCTCCGGGGAAAGCACGCCGAGCTCGGCGCCGAGCTCGAAGAGCGCAAGGAACAGCTCGAACGGGCCAGCGGCTACGTCGAGCTCTACGGCGCCTACGCCGAGTGCGAGGCGATCTACCAACTCGAGCGTCTCTACCGCCTCTGGGGGTCGCTCGACGCCGACGACCAGCGTGACTTCCTGATGGACCCGGTGGCCGTCGACTGGCCCACCTACATCAACGAGATCCAGCTGCCGTCGACCGTGAAGCAGGCCCGCCTCAAGATGGCCCCGGGCCGCAAGGTCAGCATCAGCCGCGCCGACCGCATCCGCAAGAACGTGCTGTCGACGGACCGCCAGCTCGCCGTCTTCGATCTCGAGAACACCCTGATCGCGAGCAATGTCGTCGCCAGCTACGCGTGGCTCGCCACCCGTCATCTCGACACGCCGGACCGGCTCCGGTTCGCCGCGAAGACGATCCGGGAAGCACCGACCCTGCTGTCGCTCGACCGGGCCGACCGTTCGGATTTCCTGCGCTACTTCTACAAGCGCTTCGACAAGGCCACCGTGGCCCGACTCGACCGCGACGCCATGGAGATGATGAGCGACCTGCTCATCACCAAGTCGTTCCCCGATGGCATCCGCCGGGTGCGCGAACACCGCCGCCTCGGCCATCGCACGCTGCTCATCACCGGTGCCCTCGAATTCGTGGTCGAACCACTGCGTCCGCTGTTCGACGACATCGTGGCCGCCGAGATGACCGCCGTCGACGGCGTCTACACCGGCCGCCTCCGCGGCGTCCCGCCCACCGGCGAGGCGCGCTACCAGGTGCTCGTCGACTACGCCGACGAACACGGTCTCGACCTGCGCGAGTCCGTCGCCTACGCCGACTCGTCGTCGGATCTGCCCATGCTCGAGGCCGTCGGCTTCCCCGTGGCCGTCAACGCCGAAACCAAGCTCGCCTCGATCGCCCGCAAACGAGGCTGGCTGATCGAGCACTGGTCCAAGTCCGCGGGCGCCCCCAACCGGGTCGTCCCCATCGGTCCCCGCACCCATCGCGGCCCGATCCGCAACCGAAGAGAGAACAATGCCGTCTGACCCGAGGAACCGTGCGCCCCGTCCGGGCTTCGTGCTCGATGTCGACCGGTCGACGCCGCCGATCCTGTTCCACCACGGCGAACAGTTCCGGCTCGAGAAGCTCCCCGCCGATCGCAGCCGCGTGATCTACCCGGCCGAGCCCCTGCCCGGGCTGCCCGACCCCGACGAGTCGATCCGCCAGGCGCTGCTCAACCCGATCGACGACGACCCGTTGCCCACCCTGCTCACCCCGGGCATGAAGCTCACGATCGCGTTCGACGACATCTCCCTGCCGCTGCCGTCGATGCGCAAGCCCGACATCCGCCAGCGCATCATCGAGCAGGTGCTCGACATGGCTGCGGCGGCCGGGGTCGACGACGTCCACCTCATCGCCGCGCTGGCCCTGCACCGGCGCATGACCGAGGCCGAACTTCGCCACGCCCTCGGTGATCGGGTCTACGACGCGTTCGCACCCCAGGGCGCGCTCTACAACCACGACGCCGAAGACCCCGACGGCATGGTCGAACTGGGCCTCACCCGCCACGACGAACAGGTGACGATGAACAAGCGGGCAGCCGAATCCGACCTGCTCATCTACGTCAACCTCAACATCGTGTCGATGGACGGCGGCTGGAAGTCGACCGCCACCGGCCTGTCCGGCTACTCGGGCATCCGCCATCACCACAACGTGAAGACGATGCGCGAGTCCAAGAGCTTCATGGACCGTCACGCGTCCGAGCTGCACCACTCGAACTGGCGGCAGGGAGAGGTCATCAAGGCCCACGGGCCGCGCATCTTCCAGGTCGAGACCACGATCAACAACAACACCTTCGGCTACGACGGCCCCCTCCACGTGCTCCAGAAGCGCGAGTGGGAGTGGACGGCGCGCGACCGGGCCACGTTCATCGGCATGCAGAAGGGCCTCGACGCCATGCCCGCGTCGGCCCGCCGCAGGATCTTCCAGGGGTGGAAGGCTCCCTACGAACTCACCTCGGTGCAGGCCGGCGACGTCGAGAAGGTCCACGAGACCACCCTCGAGCACTGCTTCGCGCAGCACCTCGTGCCCGTCGAAGGGCAGACCGACGTGCTCACGTTCGGCCTCCCCTACATCTGTCCCTACAACGTCAACTCGGTGATGAACCCGATCCTGGTGATGTGTCTGGGGCTCGGCTACTTCTTCAACATGTACCGGGGCAAGCCCCTCGTTCGCGAGGGCGGCGTGCTCATCATGAGTCACCCCACCCCGTGGGAATTCCATCCCGTGCACCACCCGAGCTACATCGACTTCTTCGAGCAGGTGCTGTCCGACACGACCGACCCGATCGAGATCGAGAAGAAGTACGAGAAGCAGTGGGCCGAGGACGAGTGGTACATCCATCTCTACCGCAACAGCTACGCGTACCACGGCGTGCACCCGTTCTACATGTGGTACTGGGGTGCGCATGCGCTGCAGTACCTGGGTCGGGTGATCATCGTCGGCGGTGACCCGCGCTCGGTGCGCCGTCTCGGTTTCACTCCCGCATCCACGATGCAGGACGCACTGGAGATCGCCGCCGACGTCGTCGGTCCTGCGCCCACCATCACCCACCTGCACAACCCGCCGATTCTCATGGCCGACGTCACGTGAAGCTGCCGGCCGCGCTGTCGCCGCTGACGCGGTACCGGTCGCTCGGGTTCCCCTACCGCGCGCCGTCCACGCCTCGCGGCGTGGAGCCGGCCCCGACGGAGAAGTCGACCGGCGCGCACTACGACACCTCGTGGGCGCGGCGCATGCCGGCGCGGATGACGCGGGCCGCGATCGTCGACGGACCGATGCGGCTGATCGTCTCGGGCCTGGCCGCGCCCGACCGCCGCGGACTGGACCGCCTCGACACGCTCGAGGGTCCGGCGATCTTCGCGGCCAACCATCACAGCCACATGGACACGCCGCTGCTGCTCACCTCGATCCCGGAGCCGTGGCGTCACAAGCTCGTGGTCGGCGCGGCGGCCGACTACTTCTTCGGGACGCGGCTCACCTCGGCGCTGTCGTCGCTCGTGATCGGCGCAGTGCCGATCGAACGCAGCAAGGTGAACCGGCGCTCGGCCGATCAGGCCGCCGAGCTCGTCGACGGCGGCTGGAGCCTCCTGCTGTTCCCCGAGGGCGGCCGCTCCCCCGACGGGTGGGGCCAGCCTTTCCGTGGCGGCGCTGCGTACCTCGCTCAGAAGACCGGTCGCCCCGTCGTGCCCATCCACCTCGAGGGCACCGCCCGCATCCTGCGCAAGGGACGGTCGCTCCCGAGCCCGTCGACCACATCGGTCACCTTCGGCCGCCCGCTCGTGCCGCGCGACGACGAGAACGCCACACGCTTCGCGGCCAGACTCGAGGCCGAGGTCGGCGCGCTGGCCGACGAAGCGTCGACCGACTGGTACCGGGCCCGTCTGCGGGCCCACGCCGGCACCAGCCCGGATCTGACCGGACCCGACTCGGGCCGTTGGCGCCGCGCGTGGGCCCTCGGCGACCGTTCACGGGGCGCCGCGCGCCGCACCAAGCGCTGGCCGGAGATCTGACGCATTCGGCGTGAGCGCCCACTGTTCCTCCGAGTAGATGTACGCTGCGCGCAAAGAAGGAGCCTTGCGTGGTGGCAGAGCGTTGGGACCCGCAGCGGTGGCTGTCGACGATCGCGTTCGACCCCGGCTCGACGGCCGACGTCCGTGCCATGGCCGCAGCCAGCCTCACGAACAGCGCCGGCCGTACCCGACCATCGCCGATCTCGACCCGTACGGACCTGCTGGGCGAGGTGCTCGCAAACCGCCGGGTCTTCGGCGCCGTTGCGGCCGCTGCGGCCGGAGGTGAGCTCTGGCGGCGACTCGCAGCCGACGGCCCCGAGCGCGAGGACGCCGAACGTGCGCTCCGCGTTGCGGGAATCAACCGACGCAGCGTCCTGCGCGGTATCGCCGGCGCGGCGATGATCACGGGCACCTCGTCGTTGCTGGCGGCCTGCGACATGGTGCTCGTGCCGAGCCCCATCGTCACGAACGGCGTCACCCCCTCCACGAACCTGCTTCAGATCGTCATCGACGACCTGAACGACTACGTCGGGTTCCTCGGCGGGTGCCCCGGCGCGATCCACACGCCCAACCTCGACGCGCTCGCCGCCCAGTCGCTCAGCTTCGAGCAGTTCCACATCTCGGTCCCGATCTGCGCGCCGTCAAGAGCGACGCTGATGTGGGGTGTCGATGCGCCGACGCACGGCGTCTACGGCCTGTTCGAGAACATCAACCCGATCTACAACGCCTACGCCGCCTCCAACCCTGATCACCTGTTGAAGGTGCTGGGATCCAACGGCTTCAGGCAGGTCGGCGGCGGCAAGATCTTCCACGACAGGTTGGGCATGTACCTTCCGAAGTGGGACGCCTACTTCAAGAACAAGCATGTGGCGAACGTCGGGCCGATCGGTCCCGACTCGATCTGGTTCGACTACGGCACGCTGCCGTCCGGCGCGGCCCACCCCGACAACCAGCTCACCGATTTCCTGCTCGGCGAGATGCAAACCATCGCGTCCTCTCGTCCGTTCCACATGGCCGCCGGGTATCGCCTGCCCCACCTCGGCTGGATTGTTCCCCAGGAGTACCTCGATCTCTATCCGCTGGAGGAGGTGGTCGTCGAGGAGGTCGTGGACGACTGGGACGACATCGGGCCCATCGGTCGAGACCTCCTGGGCGACAACATCGCGCTCTACGACCCGGCGGTGACGCATTCGTGGCTGGAATGGGTGGAGCTGTACGGGAATCGGCAGGTCTACCTGCAGCACTATCTGGCATCGATCTCCTACGTCGACTACCAGGTCGGACGCCTTCTCGACGGCCTCGCCTCCCAGCCCTATGCCGACGAGACCGCCGTGACACTCGTGAGCGACAACGGCTATCACCACGGCGAGAACGCGATGATGCGCAAGGGCGCGCTCCGCGACCAGTCGACGCGTGTGCCGTTCCTCATCCGTCATCCCGACATCCCACCCCAAACGTTCACCACCCCGGTGAGCTCGTTGAACTATGCCCCGACCCTGCTCGGCTTGCTCGGAGTCGACGCGCCGAGCCAGATGGAGGGCGTCGACCTGCTCGAGCAGCTGCCGACCGGGTTCATCTCGTCCTACTTCGGCGGTCGAGACGGTCTCTCCATCTCCCAGAGCATCATCTCCACCGACAACCCCCGCTATCGGTGGGTGTTCCACACGGTCGAGCACGGCCATCCCCGCTACAACGACGGGGCGATCCCCGGCATCCCCGAGATCGAGGTCTACGACCGCCTCAACGACCCCGGCGAAACGATCAACCTGGTGGCCTGAGTGCGAATCGTCGACGCGGGCAGGTGAGGCCGGCCCACCTCGACCTGGCTACAGTCCGCCCCATGCGCTTCTCCCTCGCCGAGTCGATGATCGAACCCACCATGTACGCCCCGCTCGTACAGGCGGCCGAGGCGGCCGGCTACGACTCGTTCGTCGTCCCCGACTCGATCTGCTATCCCGAGGACGCCGAGAGCAAGTACCCCTACAACGCCGACGGCAACCGTGAGTTCCTCGAGGGCAAGCCCTTCATCGAACCGTTCTCGCTCATCCCCGCCCTGGCCGCGGTCACCGAGAAGATGCGGTTCACGACGTTCGTGGTGAAGCTCCCGATCCGCAACCCGGTGCTCGTCGCCAAGCAGGTCACCTCGGTCGGCGTGATCACCGGCGGCCGGTTCGGCTTCGGTGTGGGCACCAGCCCGTGGCGCGAGGACTACGACATCACCGAGGTCCCGTGGGAACGTCGCGGGGCCCGCATGGACGAGTGCATCGAGATCATCAACGGGCTCGCGTCGGGCGACTACTTCGGCTACTCCGGCGAGTTCTACGACATCCCCGCATCGAAGATGTGCCCGGTGCCCGACCAGCGGGTGCCGATCCTCGTCGGCGGCCATTCGAAGATGGCGCTCGCCCGCGCCGGGCGCCTCGGCGACGGCTGGATGCACGCCGGCGGCGACGCCGACGAGCTCACGAGGATGATGACGGTCGTCGACGAGCACCGGGCTGCGGCGGGCCGCGCCGACGAGCCGTTCGAGGTCCACGCGATCAGCATCGATGCGTATTCGCCGGAGGGCGTCGAACGGCTGGAGTCCGCCGGCGTCACCGACTGCATCGTGGGGTTCCGCGACGCCTACCAGCCCGGTCCCGATCCGCAGACGCTCGACGAGAAGCTGATGGCCATGCAGTGGTACGCCGACGAGGTCATCGCCAAGTTCCGCTAGGAAGCCCGACGACAATCGACGACGAGTTCGCTGAACCGCACGTCGTCGTCGAGCACGATCCGAGGGTCGGGCAGGGCCGCGAGGCGCACGACGAGACAGTCGGCGACCGCCGGATCCAGGCCGTCGGCAACCCGCCGCGCGATCTCGTCCTCCACGTCGTCGAGCGTGACGATCGGCGGCGCGTCGGCCACGGAGAGGGGGTCCTCGGGCAGTTCGCCGTCGACCTCACTGGGTGCGACCGCGGGTGCACAGTCCGCCGAGGTCGCGGAGAGCAGCAGGAGGTCGTTCTCGTCGAGCTCGGGGTCGAGCCCGGTCACCTTCCGCAGATCGAGTCGGCCGTCGAGCGCCGTCACGATGCAGGTCGCTCGCGTGCGGTCGACCCCATCGAGCACCATGACCTCGACCGCCTCGTCCAGTCCGAGCGTTACCGAACGGGCACACGACGTCATCATCGCGACACTCAGGGCCAGCATCATCAGAAACAGCAAGAACGACCCTGCGCGACGGCTCATGGCCGAGCCGTCGGCAGTCACTCGACCAATCTCAAGCCCGCGGGGCCATCTCCGGTGCCGACCGCCGGCAGTTCGGCGCTGAAAACGGTGAGGTGGCCGGGATAGACGTGCTCGCTGAGCAACACCGCGGCGCCGTCGTCGGACCGGGTGATGCGCTCGCAGACCAGCACCGGGGAGCCGGTCGGCACGTTGAGCAGGGCCGCATCGGTGGCCGATGCAGCCGAGGCCGCGATGGTCTGCTCGGCCCCGCGCACCCGCACGTCGAGCAGCTCGTAGAACGGTCGTGCCTCGACGTCGTGGCGGGAGAATCGGGTCGCCAGTCCCTCCGGGCACCACACGGTGACCCGCGCGAACGGTTCGCCATCGGCGAGGTTGAGCCGTCGCACCTCGAGCACGCGAGTCTCACCCAGCGCCTCCGCCACTCGGGCCGGCGCATCGATGAAGGCGAAATCGAGGACCTTGCGGGTGGACTCCGCGCCCGACGCCGCCAGCTGTTGTTCGACGGTGTCGAGCTCGCCGAGCGGCTGACGTACCGGATCGCCTTCGACGAACCAGCCGAGGCCCTGTTGCGAGTCGATCAAGCCGATCTCGCGGAGCTGTTCGAGGGCCCTCCGCACGGTCACCCTCGACACCGAGAACTCCTCGGACAGGGTCGCCTCCGACGGCAGCAGTCGACCCGCGGTGAAGCCGCCGGTGCGGATGCGGTCTCGAAGATCGTCGGCGATCAGCTGGTATCGGGGGGTACGCACACTTGTCTCTTACTTGTCTTGTCTTTTCCGCTAAGGTAGCAGTCATGGCAGCCGCAGCAAGTACACCCATCGAACTCATCAACGGCGTCTACGCCACATTGGACGAGCGCATCGGCGCCGCCCGTGCGCGATTCGGACGCTCCCTCACCCTCGCCGAGAAGATTCTGATCAATCATCTCGACTCGCCCGACCAGGAACTCGAGCGCGGTGACTCCTATGTCGATCTGCGCCCCGACCGTGTCGCCATGCAGGACGCCACCGCCCAGATGGCGTGGCTCCAGTTCATGACCGCCGGGCTCGACGAGGTGCAGGTGCCCACCACCACCCACTGCGATCACCTCATCCAGGCCCGCGTCGACGGCAAACGGGACCTGATGGCCGCAGTCGACAACAACGAAGAGGTCTACGACTTCCTCGAGACAGTGTCCGCTCGCTACGGCGGCGGCTTCTGGAAGCCCGGTTCGGGCATCATCCACCAGGTCGTGCTCGAGCAATACGCCTTCCCCGGCGGAATGATGATCGGCACCGACAGCCACACCCCCAACGCCGGTGGCATCGGCATGATCGCGGTGGGCGTCGGCGGCGCCGACGCGGTCGACGTGATGACCGGCTTCCCGTGGAACGTGAAGTGGCCCAAGCTCATCGGCGTGAAGCTCACCGGTTCGCTCAACGGTTGGAGCGCCCCGAAGGACGTCATCTTGAAGGTCGCCGAGATCCTCACCGTGAAGGGCGGCACCGGCGCGATCGTCGAGTACTTCGGTGAGGGTGCCAACAGCATCAGCTGCACCGGCAAGGCCACGATCTGCAACATGGGCGCCGAGATCGGCGCCACCACGTCCCTGTTCGCCTACGACGACGCCGTCGCCCGCTATCTGAAGAGCACCGGCCGCGAGCACGTGGCCGACGCAGCCGACGCC
The sequence above is a segment of the Acidimicrobiales bacterium genome. Coding sequences within it:
- a CDS encoding HAD-IB family hydrolase; this encodes MIREELNQTRIAVTGSTGFLGTALVERLLRGAPGCELVLLVRPGRRGAQHRVDRDILRNDAFDRLRAELDEARERDPEAETFDDMCARRVFAVAGDVGTDGLGLDDDGMALLSTCDLAIHSAATVSFDSALDDAVEVNLMGPSRVARALQAAAAIRTEPTRTGRPPGEPAHLVAVSTCYVAGSRRGKAPEELVDESPFFVDVDWQAEVDNARRARIESERASRTPARLAELAKDARRQLGAAGTPALSEKVEQLRQRWVGQQMTDAGRARASSLGFPDAYAFTKALGERALGETRGDVPVSIVRPSIIESALAEPEPGWIRGFRMAEPVIAAYARGLLVEFPGVPEGTVDVIPVDLVVATILAVAARGPEFDDKGRHTPDVVQIASGGANPLKYGQLVDLVQAWFTERPVYDEYNQPISIPDWRFPGRGRVSKQLKRARRALDAGERVLEVLPLRGKHAELGAELEERKEQLERASGYVELYGAYAECEAIYQLERLYRLWGSLDADDQRDFLMDPVAVDWPTYINEIQLPSTVKQARLKMAPGRKVSISRADRIRKNVLSTDRQLAVFDLENTLIASNVVASYAWLATRHLDTPDRLRFAAKTIREAPTLLSLDRADRSDFLRYFYKRFDKATVARLDRDAMEMMSDLLITKSFPDGIRRVREHRRLGHRTLLITGALEFVVEPLRPLFDDIVAAEMTAVDGVYTGRLRGVPPTGEARYQVLVDYADEHGLDLRESVAYADSSSDLPMLEAVGFPVAVNAETKLASIARKRGWLIEHWSKSAGAPNRVVPIGPRTHRGPIRNRRENNAV
- a CDS encoding lactate racemase domain-containing protein, which translates into the protein MPSDPRNRAPRPGFVLDVDRSTPPILFHHGEQFRLEKLPADRSRVIYPAEPLPGLPDPDESIRQALLNPIDDDPLPTLLTPGMKLTIAFDDISLPLPSMRKPDIRQRIIEQVLDMAAAAGVDDVHLIAALALHRRMTEAELRHALGDRVYDAFAPQGALYNHDAEDPDGMVELGLTRHDEQVTMNKRAAESDLLIYVNLNIVSMDGGWKSTATGLSGYSGIRHHHNVKTMRESKSFMDRHASELHHSNWRQGEVIKAHGPRIFQVETTINNNTFGYDGPLHVLQKREWEWTARDRATFIGMQKGLDAMPASARRRIFQGWKAPYELTSVQAGDVEKVHETTLEHCFAQHLVPVEGQTDVLTFGLPYICPYNVNSVMNPILVMCLGLGYFFNMYRGKPLVREGGVLIMSHPTPWEFHPVHHPSYIDFFEQVLSDTTDPIEIEKKYEKQWAEDEWYIHLYRNSYAYHGVHPFYMWYWGAHALQYLGRVIIVGGDPRSVRRLGFTPASTMQDALEIAADVVGPAPTITHLHNPPILMADVT
- a CDS encoding lysophospholipid acyltransferase family protein codes for the protein MKLPAALSPLTRYRSLGFPYRAPSTPRGVEPAPTEKSTGAHYDTSWARRMPARMTRAAIVDGPMRLIVSGLAAPDRRGLDRLDTLEGPAIFAANHHSHMDTPLLLTSIPEPWRHKLVVGAAADYFFGTRLTSALSSLVIGAVPIERSKVNRRSADQAAELVDGGWSLLLFPEGGRSPDGWGQPFRGGAAYLAQKTGRPVVPIHLEGTARILRKGRSLPSPSTTSVTFGRPLVPRDDENATRFAARLEAEVGALADEASTDWYRARLRAHAGTSPDLTGPDSGRWRRAWALGDRSRGAARRTKRWPEI
- a CDS encoding sulfatase-like hydrolase/transferase encodes the protein MAERWDPQRWLSTIAFDPGSTADVRAMAAASLTNSAGRTRPSPISTRTDLLGEVLANRRVFGAVAAAAAGGELWRRLAADGPEREDAERALRVAGINRRSVLRGIAGAAMITGTSSLLAACDMVLVPSPIVTNGVTPSTNLLQIVIDDLNDYVGFLGGCPGAIHTPNLDALAAQSLSFEQFHISVPICAPSRATLMWGVDAPTHGVYGLFENINPIYNAYAASNPDHLLKVLGSNGFRQVGGGKIFHDRLGMYLPKWDAYFKNKHVANVGPIGPDSIWFDYGTLPSGAAHPDNQLTDFLLGEMQTIASSRPFHMAAGYRLPHLGWIVPQEYLDLYPLEEVVVEEVVDDWDDIGPIGRDLLGDNIALYDPAVTHSWLEWVELYGNRQVYLQHYLASISYVDYQVGRLLDGLASQPYADETAVTLVSDNGYHHGENAMMRKGALRDQSTRVPFLIRHPDIPPQTFTTPVSSLNYAPTLLGLLGVDAPSQMEGVDLLEQLPTGFISSYFGGRDGLSISQSIISTDNPRYRWVFHTVEHGHPRYNDGAIPGIPEIEVYDRLNDPGETINLVA
- a CDS encoding TIGR03619 family F420-dependent LLM class oxidoreductase encodes the protein MRFSLAESMIEPTMYAPLVQAAEAAGYDSFVVPDSICYPEDAESKYPYNADGNREFLEGKPFIEPFSLIPALAAVTEKMRFTTFVVKLPIRNPVLVAKQVTSVGVITGGRFGFGVGTSPWREDYDITEVPWERRGARMDECIEIINGLASGDYFGYSGEFYDIPASKMCPVPDQRVPILVGGHSKMALARAGRLGDGWMHAGGDADELTRMMTVVDEHRAAAGRADEPFEVHAISIDAYSPEGVERLESAGVTDCIVGFRDAYQPGPDPQTLDEKLMAMQWYADEVIAKFR
- a CDS encoding GntR family transcriptional regulator — protein: MRTPRYQLIADDLRDRIRTGGFTAGRLLPSEATLSEEFSVSRVTVRRALEQLREIGLIDSQQGLGWFVEGDPVRQPLGELDTVEQQLAASGAESTRKVLDFAFIDAPARVAEALGETRVLEVRRLNLADGEPFARVTVWCPEGLATRFSRHDVEARPFYELLDVRVRGAEQTIAASAASATDAALLNVPTGSPVLVCERITRSDDGAAVLLSEHVYPGHLTVFSAELPAVGTGDGPAGLRLVE